A window from Agrobacterium tumefaciens encodes these proteins:
- a CDS encoding DMT family transporter — MSSARTGFLYALVAFTIFAAQDGISKHLGTAYPPVFVAMLRYWAFAVFVLLMAARSAGGIRGAVMANRPWLQISRGVLLAVQIVFSIFSFAVVGLAHSHSILASAPLIVAALSMPLLGEHVGWRRWCAIFVGFIGVLVILKPDGEGFDNKLIITFVAAFMLALYSVLTRLGSKSDSAMTSFFYTGVAGAAALTLVGPFYWVNLAPQDWGWMLALCITGMSGHYCLIKAFELADAASVQPFSYYQLVLVSIIGVTIYGEVVTSNMVIGAAIVIAAGLFTIWREHVVARRNRREAN, encoded by the coding sequence ATGTCATCAGCCAGGACCGGTTTTCTTTATGCGCTTGTCGCCTTCACGATCTTTGCGGCGCAGGATGGCATATCGAAACATCTGGGCACCGCCTATCCGCCCGTCTTCGTCGCCATGCTGCGATACTGGGCCTTCGCCGTCTTCGTTCTGTTGATGGCCGCAAGGTCGGCCGGCGGCATCCGCGGCGCCGTCATGGCAAACCGTCCCTGGCTGCAGATCAGCCGCGGTGTGCTACTTGCCGTGCAGATCGTTTTTTCCATCTTCTCCTTCGCCGTCGTCGGGCTGGCGCATAGCCATTCCATCCTCGCCTCGGCACCGCTGATCGTCGCGGCACTGTCCATGCCTTTGCTGGGAGAACATGTGGGCTGGCGGCGCTGGTGCGCCATTTTTGTCGGCTTCATCGGCGTTCTCGTCATCCTCAAACCGGATGGCGAAGGTTTTGACAACAAGCTGATCATCACCTTCGTGGCCGCCTTCATGCTTGCGCTCTACAGCGTCCTGACCCGTCTCGGCAGCAAGAGCGATTCAGCCATGACCAGCTTTTTTTACACCGGTGTGGCCGGCGCAGCGGCGCTCACGCTGGTCGGCCCGTTTTATTGGGTCAATCTCGCTCCCCAGGATTGGGGATGGATGCTGGCGCTGTGCATTACCGGCATGAGCGGCCATTATTGCCTGATAAAGGCGTTTGAACTGGCGGATGCAGCCTCCGTGCAGCCCTTTTCCTATTACCAGCTGGTGCTCGTCTCCATTATCGGCGTCACCATCTATGGCGAGGTGGTGACGTCTAACATGGTCATCGGCGCGGCGATCGTTATTGCCGCCGGCCTCTTCACCATCTGGCGGGAGCATGTGGTTGCCCGCCGGAACCGCCGGGAAGCTAATTAA
- a CDS encoding tautomerase family protein, giving the protein MPMIKARYTRPQNADDPKLKVAALLSRLTAEILHKDPAVTAVLVESADPDDWIIAGSSVAEQKVATFYVEVSITDHTNIKDETTEWVHRVYEEMNRLLGPVHEASYVLVHAVDGDAYGYGGQTQNQRWARLHA; this is encoded by the coding sequence ATGCCCATGATCAAAGCCCGCTACACCAGACCGCAGAACGCAGACGATCCGAAATTGAAAGTCGCAGCGCTCTTGTCCCGGCTGACTGCAGAAATTCTGCACAAGGACCCGGCGGTTACCGCCGTCCTCGTCGAAAGCGCCGATCCCGACGACTGGATCATTGCCGGATCGAGTGTCGCCGAACAGAAGGTCGCAACATTTTATGTCGAGGTCTCGATTACCGATCACACCAACATAAAGGACGAGACGACCGAATGGGTGCACCGGGTTTATGAAGAGATGAACAGGCTGCTTGGCCCCGTGCACGAAGCAAGCTATGTGCTGGTTCACGCCGTGGATGGCGACGCCTATGGTTATGGCGGGCAAACGCAGAACCAACGATGGGCGCGCCTGCACGCATGA
- a CDS encoding DMT family transporter, which yields MVIYELAAVGAATCWALTGLISACPAGHLGALAFNRTRQLFVASVLGLYVLASGTWRDLQPDVLWALLLSGFIGIFVGDTLLFTCLNRLGPRRSGILFALNAPIAAVLGWAVLGEQLSATAVAGIGLTLAGVLLAILFGKRKAQLHAWESVKGPLWLGVLVGLLAALSQAVGSLIARPVMAAGVDPIAASMLRVGVAAICLTMLTMLPIKAVKPRGSLTGSIFLQTALTGIIALGFGMTLLLFALSGGKVGIVSTLSATTPVIILPLLWLRTGERPASGAWAGAALVVIGMALVFWR from the coding sequence ATGGTAATCTATGAACTGGCCGCCGTCGGCGCGGCAACCTGTTGGGCGTTGACGGGACTTATTTCCGCCTGCCCGGCGGGGCATCTCGGCGCGCTGGCCTTCAACAGGACAAGGCAGCTTTTTGTCGCCTCGGTGCTCGGTCTTTACGTCCTCGCATCGGGAACCTGGCGGGATTTGCAGCCAGATGTGCTGTGGGCGCTGCTGCTTTCCGGCTTCATCGGCATCTTCGTTGGCGATACGCTGCTTTTCACCTGTCTTAATCGGCTGGGGCCGCGCCGCTCGGGAATCCTGTTTGCGCTCAATGCTCCGATCGCCGCCGTGCTCGGCTGGGCTGTTCTTGGCGAGCAGCTTTCCGCAACGGCCGTAGCCGGCATCGGCCTCACCCTTGCAGGCGTTCTGCTGGCCATTCTCTTCGGCAAGCGCAAGGCCCAGCTGCACGCATGGGAAAGCGTGAAGGGGCCGCTCTGGCTTGGCGTGCTCGTCGGCCTTCTCGCGGCTCTCAGCCAGGCCGTTGGCTCCCTGATCGCAAGGCCGGTCATGGCGGCGGGTGTCGATCCCATTGCCGCATCCATGCTGCGCGTCGGGGTCGCCGCAATCTGCCTCACGATGCTGACGATGCTCCCCATCAAGGCCGTCAAACCCAGGGGGTCGTTGACGGGCAGCATTTTCCTCCAGACGGCGCTGACCGGCATCATCGCGCTTGGTTTCGGCATGACGCTGCTGCTCTTTGCGCTTTCCGGCGGCAAGGTCGGCATCGTCTCGACGCTTTCGGCCACCACACCCGTCATCATCTTGCCATTGCTTTGGCTCAGAACCGGGGAACGGCCCGCATCTGGTGCATGGGCCGGAGCCGCCCTTGTCGTTATCGGCATGGCGCTCGTGTTCTGGCGGTGA
- a CDS encoding ornithine cyclodeaminase — translation MTVIPNLNIVPFVSVDHMMKLVLKVGIDTFLRELADVVEEDFRRWQSFDKTPRIASHSKEGVIELMPTSDGTLYGFKYVNGHPKNMKEGRQTVTAFGVLSDVGNGYPLLLTEMTILTALRTAATSAVAAKYLARPNARSMAIIGNGAQSEFQARAFKAILGIDTLRLFDIDPSASEKCARNLAGQGFAIKICGSAEEAVEGADIITTVTADKQYATILTDNMVGPGIHINAVGGDCPGKTELHRDILLRSDIFVEYPPQTRIEGEIQQLPADYPVTELWQVISGEKQGRAGDRQITLFDSVGFATEDFSALRYVRSKLAATGLYTELDLLADPDEPRDLFGMLLRCEAALVQTGDRQQA, via the coding sequence ATGACCGTGATACCAAACCTCAATATCGTGCCTTTCGTCAGCGTCGATCACATGATGAAGCTGGTGCTCAAAGTGGGGATCGATACGTTTCTGCGCGAACTTGCCGATGTGGTGGAAGAGGATTTCCGCCGCTGGCAAAGCTTTGACAAGACCCCGCGCATCGCCTCCCATTCCAAGGAGGGTGTCATCGAGCTGATGCCGACCAGCGACGGCACGCTTTACGGCTTCAAATATGTCAACGGCCACCCGAAGAACATGAAGGAGGGCCGCCAGACCGTGACGGCCTTCGGCGTGCTTTCCGATGTCGGCAATGGTTATCCGCTGCTTCTGACCGAAATGACGATCCTGACGGCGCTGCGCACCGCCGCCACCTCCGCCGTTGCGGCGAAATATCTCGCTCGCCCGAATGCCCGCTCGATGGCCATCATCGGCAATGGCGCGCAGAGCGAATTCCAGGCGCGCGCCTTCAAGGCCATTCTCGGTATTGATACGCTGCGGCTGTTTGATATCGACCCTTCCGCCAGTGAAAAATGCGCCCGCAATCTCGCCGGGCAGGGTTTTGCCATCAAGATCTGCGGCTCTGCCGAAGAGGCGGTCGAAGGGGCTGACATCATCACCACGGTCACCGCCGACAAGCAATATGCGACGATCCTGACCGATAACATGGTCGGGCCTGGCATCCATATCAATGCCGTTGGCGGCGATTGCCCCGGCAAGACGGAACTGCACCGGGACATTCTGCTGCGATCGGATATCTTCGTCGAATATCCGCCGCAGACGCGCATCGAAGGCGAAATCCAGCAATTGCCGGCGGATTATCCGGTCACCGAGCTCTGGCAGGTCATATCAGGTGAAAAACAGGGGCGGGCGGGCGACAGGCAGATCACGCTGTTCGACAGCGTCGGTTTCGCGACGGAGGACTTTTCGGCGCTGCGATACGTGCGCTCGAAACTGGCTGCCACCGGGCTTTATACCGAGCTGGATCTGTTGGCTGATCCGGATGAGCCACGCGATCTCTTCGGGATGCTGCTACGCTGTGAGGCGGCTCTCGTCCAAACCGGTGATCGCCAGCAGGCTTAA
- the rocF gene encoding arginase codes for MDIRLVGAPLQIGAGQLGCEMGPSAYRVAGLAHALEELGHRVVDAGNVTPAPLREFCHPNPAVHHLSETVAWTEALTEAAYRESADAVPIFLGGDHAISAGTVAGMARRVAETGRPFFVLWLDAHTDYHTLETTRSGNLHGTPVAYFSGRDGFSGYFPPLSHAVPEENIGMIGIRSVDPAERAVLEKSGITVHDMRSIDEHGVAVLLREFLARVQAANGLLHVSLDVDFLEPSIAPAVGTTVPGGATFREAHLVMEMLHDSGLVCSLDLVELNPFLDERGRTATLMVDLATSLMGKRVMDRPTRAG; via the coding sequence ATGGATATCAGGCTTGTTGGTGCGCCGTTGCAGATCGGGGCCGGGCAATTGGGATGCGAGATGGGGCCGAGCGCCTATCGTGTCGCGGGACTTGCCCATGCTCTCGAAGAACTGGGGCATCGGGTGGTTGATGCCGGCAATGTGACGCCGGCGCCGCTCAGGGAATTTTGCCACCCCAACCCGGCCGTGCATCATCTTTCCGAAACCGTGGCCTGGACCGAGGCGTTGACGGAGGCGGCCTATCGTGAAAGCGCGGATGCCGTGCCGATCTTCCTCGGTGGCGACCATGCGATTTCAGCGGGCACCGTGGCCGGCATGGCGCGTCGGGTGGCTGAAACGGGCCGGCCGTTTTTCGTACTCTGGCTCGATGCCCATACCGATTATCACACGCTGGAAACCACACGCAGCGGCAATCTGCATGGCACGCCGGTCGCTTATTTCAGCGGGCGCGACGGTTTTTCCGGCTATTTTCCGCCGCTTTCCCATGCCGTTCCGGAAGAAAATATCGGCATGATCGGCATTCGCAGCGTCGATCCGGCCGAGAGGGCCGTGCTGGAAAAGAGCGGCATCACCGTTCACGACATGCGCTCGATAGACGAGCATGGCGTTGCCGTTCTGCTGCGCGAATTTCTGGCGCGGGTTCAGGCGGCAAACGGGCTTTTGCATGTCAGTCTCGATGTCGATTTTCTCGAGCCGTCCATTGCGCCCGCCGTCGGCACCACGGTTCCGGGCGGCGCGACGTTCCGCGAGGCGCATCTGGTCATGGAAATGCTGCATGATAGCGGGCTGGTCTGCAGTCTCGATCTGGTGGAACTCAATCCGTTTCTCGACGAGCGCGGCAGGACGGCGACCCTGATGGTGGATCTTGCCACCAGCCTGATGGGCAAGCGTGTCATGGACCGCCCGACGCGGGCCGGCTGA
- the iolG gene encoding inositol 2-dehydrogenase, whose translation MVTKLALLGAGRIGKVHAKAITTDSRAQLVAVVDAMAGAAEAIAREAQCKVSTIDEVLADKTIDAVIICTPTNTHADLIERFARAGKAIFCEKPVDLDVARAQACAKVVEETGAKVMLGFNRRFDPHFQAVHKAIEDGRIGKVEMVTITSRDPGPPPAEYIKVSGGIFRDMTIHDFDMARFLLGEEVESVFATGSVLVNPEIGALGDFDSASIILTTKSGRQAVISNSRRATYGYDQRIEVHGSEGSAAAENQRPVSIEIANAEGYTRPPLHDFFMTRYTAAYAAEITAFIDSIENNVAPSPSIKDGLIALKLADAALKSVTSKTAVTIG comes from the coding sequence ATGGTTACGAAATTGGCACTGCTCGGCGCTGGACGGATCGGCAAGGTCCACGCCAAGGCGATCACCACCGACAGCCGTGCGCAGCTGGTGGCCGTTGTCGACGCCATGGCCGGTGCTGCGGAAGCCATCGCCCGCGAGGCGCAGTGCAAGGTGAGCACGATTGACGAGGTGCTGGCCGACAAGACGATCGATGCCGTCATCATCTGCACGCCGACCAACACCCATGCCGACCTGATCGAGCGTTTCGCCCGCGCCGGCAAGGCGATTTTCTGCGAAAAGCCCGTTGATCTCGATGTCGCCCGCGCGCAAGCCTGCGCCAAGGTGGTCGAGGAAACCGGCGCGAAGGTAATGCTCGGTTTCAACCGCCGTTTCGACCCGCATTTCCAGGCCGTTCACAAGGCAATCGAAGATGGCCGCATCGGTAAGGTGGAAATGGTCACCATCACCAGCCGCGATCCCGGCCCGCCGCCGGCCGAATATATCAAGGTTTCCGGCGGCATTTTCCGCGACATGACCATTCATGATTTCGACATGGCCCGCTTCCTGCTCGGCGAGGAAGTGGAAAGCGTGTTCGCCACCGGTTCGGTTCTCGTCAATCCTGAGATCGGCGCGCTTGGCGATTTCGACAGCGCCAGCATCATCCTGACGACGAAAAGCGGCAGGCAGGCCGTCATCTCGAATTCGCGCCGCGCGACCTATGGTTACGACCAGCGCATCGAGGTGCACGGTTCGGAAGGCTCGGCAGCGGCCGAAAACCAGCGTCCGGTTTCCATCGAAATCGCCAATGCTGAAGGTTATACCCGCCCGCCGCTGCATGATTTCTTCATGACGCGTTACACGGCGGCCTATGCGGCGGAAATCACCGCCTTCATCGACAGCATCGAAAACAATGTCGCGCCCTCGCCCTCCATCAAGGACGGGCTGATCGCGCTGAAACTCGCAGATGCCGCGCTGAAGTCCGTGACCTCGAAGACGGCAGTGACGATCGGCTGA
- a CDS encoding LysR family transcriptional regulator, whose amino-acid sequence MIDLESVRLFILSVELGSLTRAAEAAGTVQPVVSQKLKILEQRLGRRLVDRSPRHLRLTEDGQVFLPKARELLAKHEDALNFSDEPPLHFALAASDHAIGTRLSAAIRAMRASLPANAVIDVTMGFSRHVKESFASGLADAAIIRRNGGGSDGEVLRSDRLGWRVAPDWRPRANVAVPLVSLGAGCGIRDIAISELGKAGVAWRDAFTAGSCSALLEGVLAGAGIAALGDISARGLPDRGAELGLPPLPPSDIVLLSRARTPAHASAIRALVAAVSGAGE is encoded by the coding sequence ATGATTGATCTTGAAAGCGTCCGCCTCTTCATTCTCTCCGTCGAACTGGGCAGCCTGACCAGGGCGGCCGAGGCTGCGGGAACCGTGCAGCCCGTGGTCAGCCAGAAGCTGAAGATACTGGAGCAGCGTCTCGGCAGACGGTTGGTAGACCGCTCGCCGCGCCACCTTCGGCTGACGGAGGACGGGCAGGTGTTTCTGCCCAAGGCGCGCGAACTGCTGGCCAAACATGAGGATGCGCTGAACTTCAGCGACGAACCGCCGCTGCATTTTGCGCTGGCAGCCAGTGATCACGCGATCGGGACCCGCCTTTCGGCAGCGATAAGAGCGATGCGGGCATCGCTGCCGGCCAATGCCGTCATCGACGTGACCATGGGTTTTTCCCGGCATGTGAAGGAAAGTTTCGCTTCCGGACTGGCCGATGCCGCCATCATTCGTCGCAACGGCGGCGGGTCCGACGGCGAAGTGCTGCGCAGTGACAGGCTGGGATGGCGTGTGGCCCCGGACTGGCGGCCGCGCGCCAACGTCGCCGTCCCGCTCGTGTCTCTTGGGGCGGGATGTGGTATTCGGGATATTGCGATATCCGAGCTTGGAAAGGCCGGTGTGGCCTGGCGTGATGCATTCACCGCCGGAAGCTGCTCGGCGCTTCTTGAAGGGGTGCTTGCCGGTGCAGGCATCGCCGCCCTAGGTGACATCAGCGCCAGAGGCCTGCCTGATCGTGGCGCCGAACTCGGCCTGCCGCCGTTGCCACCCTCGGACATCGTTCTTCTGTCCCGCGCGCGGACACCCGCCCACGCATCGGCCATCAGGGCTCTTGTCGCTGCGGTATCGGGCGCGGGTGAATAG
- a CDS encoding beta-ketoacyl-ACP synthase III, producing the protein MQTRSSRMAGFGHAVPARCVDNAEIEANLGLEAGWIERRTGIRSRYWAGADDTLSGLAERAGRMALEDAKINADDIALTLLATSTPDHLLPPSAPLLAHRLGLTRSGAIDLAGACSGFLYALTLADGFVRTHGRAVLVVAANILSRRINPAERASAVLFADAAGAVVLTPSPEAKRGLLSADLVADGSGYDLIQIAAGGSSQPFCAGMPAEDALMTMRDGREVFSRAVALMTETSQRVLHGAGLTAADVGRFVPHQANARMFDAVCGNLGIEREKTVRTIESFGNSSAATIPLSLSITNRERPFADGETLLLTAAGAGMTGGAVIYRV; encoded by the coding sequence ATGCAGACACGTTCTTCTCGCATGGCCGGTTTTGGCCATGCCGTTCCGGCCCGTTGCGTCGACAATGCCGAGATAGAGGCCAATCTGGGGCTGGAAGCTGGCTGGATCGAACGACGGACCGGCATTCGCTCACGTTATTGGGCGGGAGCAGACGACACGCTGAGCGGTCTTGCCGAAAGAGCCGGCCGCATGGCGCTGGAGGATGCGAAGATCAATGCCGATGACATCGCGCTGACGCTGCTTGCCACCTCCACGCCGGATCATCTTCTGCCGCCTTCTGCGCCGCTGCTGGCGCACAGGCTCGGTTTGACGCGATCCGGCGCGATCGATCTTGCCGGGGCCTGTTCCGGTTTTCTTTATGCGCTCACCCTCGCGGATGGTTTTGTCCGCACCCACGGCCGCGCCGTCCTAGTCGTTGCCGCCAATATTCTCAGCCGCCGCATCAATCCGGCGGAAAGGGCGAGCGCCGTCCTGTTTGCCGATGCCGCCGGCGCCGTGGTGCTCACCCCGAGCCCGGAGGCGAAACGGGGGCTGTTATCGGCCGATCTCGTTGCCGATGGCAGCGGTTACGATCTCATCCAGATCGCGGCAGGTGGCAGCAGCCAGCCCTTTTGCGCCGGCATGCCTGCCGAAGATGCACTGATGACGATGCGCGATGGTCGGGAGGTTTTCTCCCGCGCCGTGGCGTTGATGACCGAGACCTCGCAACGCGTGTTGCATGGGGCGGGACTGACCGCGGCCGATGTCGGCCGCTTCGTGCCGCATCAGGCCAATGCCCGCATGTTCGACGCAGTCTGCGGCAATCTCGGTATCGAGCGGGAAAAGACGGTCCGCACCATAGAAAGCTTCGGCAATTCATCGGCTGCAACCATCCCGCTTTCGCTGTCCATTACCAATAGGGAGCGGCCCTTCGCGGACGGTGAAACTCTGCTTCTGACGGCGGCGGGTGCGGGCATGACGGGCGGGGCGGTCATCTATCGTGTCTAG
- a CDS encoding Lrp/AsnC family transcriptional regulator, whose product MDNLDERLITLLRHNGRRSISDLAVETETSRATVRSRIEKMENEGSIIGYTVILRADAVEAAIRGIMMIEIEGHVTDRVIRTLGGFPEISEIHTTNGRWDLIVELNAATLSDFDAVLRRIRLVPGITGSETSLLLSTPRSTRARL is encoded by the coding sequence ATGGATAATCTCGACGAACGCCTCATCACCCTTTTGCGGCATAATGGCCGGCGCAGCATTTCCGATTTGGCCGTAGAGACGGAAACCTCACGCGCGACTGTGCGCTCGCGTATCGAAAAAATGGAAAATGAGGGTTCCATCATCGGCTATACCGTCATCCTGCGTGCCGACGCCGTGGAGGCAGCGATCCGCGGTATCATGATGATCGAGATTGAAGGTCATGTGACGGACCGCGTCATCCGCACCCTTGGCGGTTTTCCGGAAATCTCCGAAATCCACACCACCAACGGCCGCTGGGACCTGATCGTGGAACTCAATGCCGCAACCCTCAGCGATTTCGACGCCGTGCTGCGCCGCATCCGCCTCGTGCCCGGCATCACCGGCAGCGAGACCAGCCTGCTGCTCTCCACCCCCCGCTCTACCCGCGCAAGACTCTGA